The window AAGATAGACCTCACGGACACCACGGCCAGCAAGATCAACAAGGCCCTCGTCCAGGGCCGCCGGGCCATCGGCACCCCGGCCGTCGGCATGGTCCTCACGCTGGTCATCGTGACGGACGAGGAGAACGCGTACGACGCGCTCAAGGCCGCGAACGACGCCTCGCGCGAGCACCCCTCGCGCACGCTCGTGGTCATCAAGCGCGTCTCGCGCTCGCCCCGCGACCGTACGAAGTCCCGCCTGGACGCCGATGTGCGGGTGGGCGCGGACGCGGGCACCGGCGAGACGATCGTGCTGCGGCTGTACGGCGATGTCGTGGACCATGCCCAGTCGGTAGTCCTGCCGCTGCTGCTGCCGGACGCGCCGGTCGTGGTCTGGTGGCCGGTGAACGCACCGCTGGACCCGGCCGCCGACCCGCTGGGCGCACTGGCCCAGCGCCGGGTGACCGACACCTACGCCTCCGAGCAGCCGGTACGGGACCTGGAAGCCCGCGCCGGCACCTACACCCCCGGCGACACGGACCTGTCGTGGACCCGCATCACGCCCTGGCGCTCGATGCTGGCCGCGGCTCTGGACCAGGTCGTGTGCGAGGTCAAGGGCGTGGAGGTGGAGGGCGAGGAGTTCAACCCGAGCTGCGAGCTGCTGGCCATGTGGCTCGCGGACCGTCTCGACGTCCCGGTGAAGCGGTCGCTCTCGTCGGGCCCCGGTCTGACGGCGGTACGGATGGCCACCGACTGCGGCCCGATAGTGCTGGACCGGGCGGACGGCTCCCTTGCCACCCTGTCCATCCAGGGCCAGCCGGACCGTGCGGTGGCGCTCAAGCGGCGTGAGACGGCCGAGTTGATCGCGGAGGAACTGCGACGGCTGGACCCGGACGACACGTACGCCTCGGCGCTGCGGTTCGGGGTGGAGCGGCTCAACGCGACGGTTGAGGAGGCTCCGGCCGAGGAGCCGGTCGCCGAGGAGCCGGTCGCGGTGGAGACTCCGGTGGAGGACGCCGTGAAGGCGCCCGCCAAGAAGGCAGCGAAGAAGGCCCCGGTGAAGAGGGCGGCTGCGAAGTGAGCACTCCGCAGCTGGTCGTGCACCGCGACAAGGAGCTGATGGCACAGGCCGCGGCGGCCCGGCTGATCACGAAGATCGTGGACGCCCAGGCCTCCCGGGGCTACGCGTCCGTGGTCCTCACGGGTGGCCGCAACGGCAACGGCCTGCTGGCCGCGCTGGCCGCGGCCCCCGCCCGGGACGCCATCGACTGGGGTCGGCTCGACCTCTGGTGGGGCGACGAACGCTTCCTCCCGGAGGACGACCCGGAGCGCAATGTCACGCAGGCCCGCGAGGCCCTGCTGGACTCGGTGCCCCTGGACCCCAAGCGGGTGCACGCCATGCCCGCCTCGGACGGCCCCTACGGCACCGACGCGGACGCGGCGGCGGCCGCGTACGCCGCTGAACTGGCCCGCGCGGCAGGCCCCGAGAACCACGGCGCGGTGCCGACGTTCGATGTCCTGATGCTGGGCGTCGGACCGGACACGCATGTGGCGTCGCTGTTCCCGGAGCTTCCGGCGGTCCGCGAGACCGAGCGGACGGTGGTCGGCGTACACGGCGCGCCCAAGCCGCCGCCCACCCGGGTGACCCTCACCCTCCCGGCGATCCGGGCGGCCCGTGAGGTCTGGCTCCTGGCAGCGGGCGAGGACAAGGCCCAGGCCGCGGCGATAGCCCTCTCGGGCGCGGGCGAGGTCCAGGCACCGGCGGCGGGCGCGTACGGCAGACAGCGCACGCTGTGGCTGTTGGACGCGGCGGCGGCCTCGCAACTGCCGCGGTCGCTGTATCCGCCGGCTTCGGCGTGAGTCGGGGGCGGCGGGGGTTGTTTCGCCCCCGCCGCCCCTACCCATTCCCGTCCCCTGGGGGCTGCCGCCCCCAGACCCCCGCTTCGGCCCTGAAGGGGCCTCGTCCTCAAACGGCGGACGGGCTGGAAACGCCGGTGCCGCAAATTTCAGCCCCTCCGGCGTTTGAGGAGCGGGGTCCGGGGCGGAGCCCCGGGATGGGACGGGTAGGGGCGGCGGGGGCGAAAACCCCTACTTCACCGACCCCGCCATAACCCCCTGCACAAAGTGCCGCTGAAACGCGAAGAACACCACCACCGGCACCACCAACGACACAAACGCCCCCGGCGCCAGCACATCGATGTTGCTGCCGAACTGCCGTATCTGCGACTGGAGTTCCACAGTCAGCGGCTGAGACGAGCTGTCCGCGAAGAGCAGGGCGACCAGCATGTCGTTCCATACCCACAGGAACTGGAAGATCGCGAGGCTGGCGATCGCGGGCCGCCCCACCGGCAGCACGAGCCGCGTGAAGATCCGCCACTCCCCACCCCCGTCCATCCGCGCGGCCTCCAACATCTCCTTGGGCATCTCGGCGAAGTAGTTCCGCAGCAGAAACACCGCGAACGGCAACCCGTAGGCGACATGGAAGAGGACGACGCCGGGAATCGTCCCGAACAACCCCAACTGGCCGAAGAGTTTGGCCACCGGGAGCAGTCCGACCTGCACGGGGACCACCAACAGCGCCACCACGACCAGGAAGATCGTCTCCCGCCCGGGAAAGTCCAGCCAGGCGAAGGCATATCCGGCGAGCGCCGCGAGGACCACGACCAGCACAGTCGTCGGCACCGAAATCAGCACGGTGTTCCAGAACGCCTGCGTGATCCCCGCGTTCCCCAACAACGCCGAGTAGTTGTCGAGGGACAGCTGCCCGGGACTGGTGAACACCGTCCACCAGCCACCCGTCGCGGTGTCCTCGGCCGATCTCAGCGAGGACAACAGCAGCCCGGCGAGCGGAGTGACCCAGAGCAGACCGACCAGGACGAGAAAGACTTGCACCACACTGCTGCCGAGGGCCCGGCGGACGGCGTTCATCGCTGACTCCTTCGGAAGCGGCGGAGGTTGAAGACCATGGCCGGCACGACGAGCAGCAACAGAAGGACGCCGAGCGCGCTGCCGAGCCCCTGGTTGTTGCCGCCGCCGAACGACACCAGCCACATCTGGGTGGCGAGGACAGTCGCGTCCTCCTGCACCGGCCCCGGCGCGATGATGTAGACGAGATCGAAGACCTTCATCACATTGATCACCAGCGTCACGAAGACCACGGTCAGCACAGGCGCGAGCAGCGGCACGGTGATCTTCCGGAAGATCTGCCACTCATTGGCACCGTCCATCCGCGCCGCCTCCAACGCGTCACGCGGCAACGTGGCGAGCCCGGCGCCGATCAGCACCATCGCGAACCCGGTCCAGATCCACAGATACGCCCCGATGATCGCGGGCGTCACCAGCACCGGCCCCAGCCACGAGATCCCCTCATAAGGCGCGGCGAAGTTGGAGGCCGGCAACCGTATCTCGTAGGAACCCTGGGCCAGTTCGGGGAAGCGGAAGGAACCGTCGGACCCGGTCGTCGTCGTAGCCGCCGTACGCCCGTCGCGCACCGCCTCGACCGTGACCTCCGGCAGCCCGCTCTCCCGCCGGTCGACCTTCCCCTGCTCCCCTCCCCCACCGGGCGTGAAGTCCAGGTAGACGACGCCGCGCAGTTCACCAGGGGCGGCCGGAAGGGCGGCTGCCGCGTATGCGGGCGAGGCGTCGGCGGGCAGTTCCTTCGGCGGCACACCGACCAGCCCGAGCGTCACCGACTCCCCGGTCGAGGCGCTCGTACGATACGAGCCGTCAGCGGACTTGCTCAGCCCCTGCCCCTCCCTCCCCCGCGCGGTCGGGTACGCCGACGTGCCCTTGATGGCGTCATGGACGGAGACCACGGCGGCGTTCAGGACGCCCTTGTCCGGGTCCTCGTCGTAGGCGAGCCGGAAGATGATGCCGGCGGCGAGGAAGGACACCGCCATCGGCATGAACAGCAGGAGCTTGAACGCGGTGGCCCAGCGGACCTTCTCCACCAGAACGGCCAGGATCAGGCCGAGCCCGGTCAGCAGGGCCGGGGCCACCACCACCCAGATCGCGGTGTTGCGGACGGCCTTGAGGGTGGCCGGGTCGCGGAACATCTCGGAGTAGTTCTCGCCGCCGACGAACTCGGTGCCGGAGGCGTCGAAGAAGCTGCGGCCGACGGAGAACAGCACGGGGTAGACGACGAGCGCGCCGAGCAGGAGCAGGGCTGGGAGGACGAAGAGGAGGGCGATGATCCGCCCCCGCCGCCGCAGGCGTCTGGCACGCGAGGCGAGTGTGACGGGTGGCGGGGGGTTCGTCTCCTTGACGAGGGTCGCGGTCATGGCGCGTCAGCCCTTGTACGCCTTGGCCGCCGCGGCCTCCAGCTGCGCCGCGGTCGCCTTCGGGTCGGACGGGTCGCGCAGGAAGTCCTGGAGGATCTTCCACTCGCCGGTGCCCTTGGTGCCGCCGAAGGCCGCGGGAGCCTGGTCGGACATGTCGAAGCGGACCGAATCCCCTGCGGCGATCAGGGACTTGGCGGTCGCCCGGGTGACCCCGTCGCTGTACGCGGACGGGTCCAGCTTCTTGTTCGGCGACAGGAAACCGCCCGCCTCGGCCCACACGGCCGCGGCCTCCGGGGTCGCCAGGAACTCCACGAGCGCCTGGGCGGCCTTCTGGTTCTTGCCGTCCTTCAGTACGACGGCCGCGTCACCGCCGCTGACGACGGGTGCCTCGCCGCCGTCGACCGCCGGGAAGGGGAAGAAGTTGGCGTCGTCGCCGATGGACTTGCCGAACTGGTCCTTGGCGACGCCTGCGACGAAGTCCCCCTCGTAGACCATGCCGGCCTCCGCCTTCGGCCCGAAGACCTTCTCCACCGAGCCGGGGAAGTCGGTGTTCAGGGCGCCGTCCTGGCCGCCGGCTATCAGCTGCTCGTCCTTGAAGAGCGTGCCGAGGGTGGTGAGCGCCTCGACCACGCTGGCGTCGGTCCACTTCAGCTCGTGCGCGGCGAGCGCGTCGTACTTCTCGGGTCCGGCCTGGGAGAGATAGACGTTCTCGAACCAGTCGGTGAGCGTCCAGCCGTCCTGCCCGGCGACGGAGAAGGCGGCGAGCCCGGAGTCGGAGACCGTGCGGCCGGCCTTCAGCATCTCCTCGTACGTCCGCGGCGGCTCCACCCCGGCCTGGTCGAGGGCGTCGGGGCTGTACCAGACGGTCGACTTGTGGGCGGCCTTGAAGTAGAGGCCGTAGAAGGTGCCGTCGACGCTGCCGTAGGTCTTCCAGACCGGTGCGAAGTCGGCGTCGACGGACTGCTCGGTGGTCTTGGACAGCGGCTGGAGCCAGCCCTGTTCGGCGAACTGCTTCAGGACGCCGACCTGCGGGACCATCACGACCTCGGGGGCGTTGCCGCCCTCGATCTTGCTGCCGACGACGGTGGAGACGTTGTCGCCGGTGGACACGAACTGCGTCTTGGCGCCGGTCTTTTCGGTGAAGGCGTCCAGCACCTTCTGGAAGTTCTTCTGTTCGCTGCCGGACCAGACTCCGGCCACGGTGACCGTCTGGCCGCTGAGCTCCTGGTCGCCGCCGTCGGCCGTGACCGGGCCGCCGCCACAGGCGGTGGCGCCGAGCGCCAGGGTGAGGGCGGTGCAGCCCACAAGCAGTCGTCGCATCATCGTTGATGTCCCTTCAAGAGGTTGGGAGTTGACGGAAAATCAGAGGTCGCCGATCCACCAGGCGGCCGTGGCGCCGGGCAGGACCCCGGCCGGGCAGGGGCCGCTGGACAGCAGCGGGGTGCCGGAGACCGGCGCGGGGGCAGGGGCCGTACCGAAGTTGACGGCGCAGACGACCCCGTCGCCGCGGGTGAAGGCGAGGACGCCGGGCGGGCTGTCCAGCCAGCGCAGCTCGCCCTCGCCCAACTGGGGTAGTGAGGCGCGCAGTTGGAGGCCGTCGCGGTAGAGGTGCCAGAAGGAGCGGGTGTCGGCGAGGGCCCGGTCGGTGGCGTACTCGGCGAAGTACGACGGCTGCGGGAGCCAGGGCTTGGCGCCCTCGACCCCGGAGGTGAAGCCGAACGGCGAGGCCTGTCCCGACCAGGGCAGCGGCACCCGGCAGCCGTCGCGGATCCGGGCCCGGCTTCCGGTGCGCCGGAAGATCGGGTCGGTGAGCACATCGTCGGGCAGATCGACGACCTCGGGCAGGCCCAGCTCCTCGCCCTGGTAGATGTACGCGGCTCCGGGCAGCGCCAGCATCAGCAGCGCGGCGGCGCGGGCGCGGGCGGCGCCGAGTCCGCTGCCCTCGGTGGCCGGTTCGCCGTAGCGGGTGACGGTGCGGACCTGGTCGTGGTTGTTGAGGACCCAGGTGACCGTCGAACCCGTGCCGGCTATGTCCTGCATGGCCTCGGAGATGACCTTGCGGAAGGCGTCGGCGTCCCAGGGGGCGCCGAGCAGATCGAAGAAGAAGGCCTGGTGGAGTTCGTCCGGGCGGACATACAGGGCGTGCTCGCGTGCCGTCGGCACGGACACCTCGCCGACCAGGAGCCGCTCGCGGCCGTCGCGGCCTGTGTACTCCTCGCAGACGGCACGCCACCGGCGCCACACCTCGTGCACCTCGGGCTGGTTCCAGGCGAGCGGGTTGACCGAGTCGCGGGTGCGGGCGTCGGCCTCGGGGTCGTCCGAGTCGGGCAGGTCCGGGTGCTTGAAGAGACCGGCGGCGACGTCGATACGGAAGCCGTCGACGCCCCGGTCGAGCCAGAAGCGGAGCACCTGGTCGAACTCGGCGCCGATCTCGGGGTTGCGCCAGTTCCAGTCGGGCTGCTCGGGCGCGAACATGTGCAGGTACCACTGGCCGTCCTCGACGCGGGTCCAGGCCGGGCCGCCGAACATCGAGTGCCAGTTGTTGGGCGGCTCCGCGCCGTCCGGGCCGCGGCCGTCGGCGAAGTGGAAGCGGGCACGGGCCGCGCTGCCGGGCTCCGCGGCGAGGGCCTCGCGGAACCACGGGTGCTCGCTGGAGCAGTGGTTCGGAACGATGTCCAGCACCACCTTGACGCCGAGCCGTCGGGCGGCCGCCATCAGCAGGTCGAACTCGGCGAGGTCGCCGAAGAGGGGGTCGACGTCGCGGTAGTCGGCGACGTCGTACCCGTGGTCGTGCTGCGGCGAGGGATAGAAGGGGCTCAGCCAGATCCCGTCGACGCCGAGCTTCTTCAGATACGGCAGTCCGGCCCGGACGCCTGCGAGATCGCCGACGCCGTCGCCGGTGCTGTCCAGGAAGCTGCGGACGTACACCTGGTAGATCACCGCGTCCCGCCACCAGCGGTACTTACTCAACATGTATGCATGTTAGGTAGGCGTGTCAGAGGGGTGTCAATGAAGAGAACGAAGGCTACTGGGGAGTTGGGGTAACAAATCCGGACTTACAGGGCCACTATGAGGTCAGATGAGACATCCGCGTTACCTAACAAGTAAGTAGCGAGCTAGCGGCCGGAGACCTCGGCCAGCTCGCGCGCCAGCCTCCGTACCGCCGCCTCGGGCGTCATGCGCCCGGTCATCGCGTCCCGCACGACGGCCTGCACCACCAGGCTGACCTGGTCGTAGCGCGGGCTCTTGGGGCGCGGGGCGGCCGTGAGCACGCTCTCGCGCAGGGTCGGCAGGTACGGGAACTCCCTGATGAGCTCGGGATCCTCGTAGAGTCCGGCCCGTACCGGCGGCAGTGCGCCGCGCGTGATCACCTGGCGCTGAACGCGCTCACTGGTCAGGTACGCCATCAGACGCGCGGCGGAGTCGGGGTGCCGGGCATGCGTACTGACGGCCAGATTGGAGCCTCCGAGCACACTCGTCCCCGGCCCGTCGGGCCCCGGCAGCGGCACGGCGCCGACCTTCCCGGCGACCGGCGACCCCTCGGCGTCGGCGACGACATAGGCGTAGGGCCAGTTGCGGAGGAAGAGCAGGCGTCCGTCCTGGAAGGCCTGCTTGGACTCCTCCTCCTTGTAGGCCAGCGCCCGCTCGGGGATCCAGCCCTCGCGCACCCCGCGCGCCAGGAACCCGATGCCCTCACGGGCGGCGGCTGAGTCGACGGTGACCCGCTCGCCCTCGCCGCCGAGGATCGACCCGCCCGCCGAGTAGACGGCCTCGGCCGCGTTGACGGTGAGTCCCTCGTACGGCAGGAACTGGCCCGCGTAGCCGTCGAGTCCGTGCTTCGGCGCGACGGTCTTCGCGAGGTGCTCCAACTCGGCCCAGGTGCGCGGCGGGTCGACGCCTTCCTCGGCGAGGATGTCCTTGCGGTAGAGGAGCAGGCCCGCGTTGGTCACGTACGGGACTGCGTAGAGCCGGCCGTCGTAGGTCGCCGTGTCGACGACCGGGGGCAGGAAGGTCTCCAGCGGGAAGCGGTCCCGCGGCAGCGGTCGGATCCAGCCCGCCGCCGCGAACTCGGAGGTCCAGTTGACGTCGATATTGAGCACGTCGAACCGGCCTCGGCCGTCGTCGCGCAGGTCGGTGGCCATCTGGGCGTGGGTCTCGTCGGCGGAGTCCGGCAGCTCGACGAGGGTGACCCGCTCACCGGGGTGGGTCCGGTTCCAGCCCTCCAGGAGGGGACCTAGATAACCGGTGAGGTCACCGGCGGTGGCCAGGGTGAGCGGACCGCGCCCACCGTCGGCCGCCTGCCCGGACCGCACACCGGAGGCGGCGTAACCGGTCAGGACCACCAGCAGAACGAGGAGGCCCCTACCGGCGGCGTGTATCCACCGCATAGGTTCCTCCCTGTACACCGGCACGGGCGTCGTCGCCAGAGGCCATGTATACCTGTTAGGTATGCGCGATACTAGGGTCTGTCGCACATTACGCCTGTCGCACATGGCGAGGACCCGAGGAGGACAGCACGAGTGCGCCTGCCCCTCCTGGCACTCCTCGCGCGCGGCCCCGCCCACGGCTACGAGCTCAAGCAGGACCTTGAGCAACTGCTGGGCTCGGCGTACCCTCAGCCGAACGTCGGCCAGATCTATGTCACCCTCGGCCGCCTCGAGAAGTCGGGACTGATCGAGGGCGAGGACGTCGAACAGTCCAGCCGGCCCAACAAGAAGGTCTATCACCTCACCGACGCCGGGCGGGAGGCGCTGAGCGCCTGGTTCGAGGAGACCGAGGACGAGCCGCGGGTGCGGGACGAGTTCTTCATGAAGCTGGCCCTCGCTCCCCGGACGCATCTCGCCGACCAGATCGCCCTCATCAACAAACAGCGGCGCCAGTACCTCACCACCATGCGCAATCTCTCGAAGCTGGCCGCCGCCGAAGACCGCGACAACCGCATCGCCCATCTGCTCATCGAGGGCGCGATGCTGCATCTCCAGGCCGATCTCGACTGGCTGGAGCGCTGCCAGGAAGAGCTGGAGGAGCTGGAATGAGCGACGGTCCCGCTCCTGTGCTGCACGCCGAGGGCCTGGTCAAGACGCACTACGGCGAGGGCGCCCCGGCGCACGCGGTGCGCGGCGTCGATCTGCGCGTGGCGCCCGGCGAGTTCGTGGCGATCACCGGCCCGTCCGGCGCCGGGAAGTCGACGCTGCTGCATCTGCTGGGCGGTCTGCAACGACCGGACAGCGGCAGCATCCGCCTGGACGGTGTGCCCACGGATGCGTGGAGCGAGGGGCGCTGGGCCGTGGAGCGCAGAAAGCGGATCGGGATCGTCTTCCAGTTCTTCAACCTGGTGTCCAACCTGTCCGTCGCCGACAATGTCGAGCTGCCCGCCCTGCTCGCAGGGGTCCCGCCGCGGCGGGCGCGCGCCGAGCGCGAGGAGCTGCTGGCCGAGCTGGGCCTCGCGGGCAAGGAGCGCAGCATGCCGGGCGAGCTGTCCGGCGGCGAACAGCAGCGGGTCGCCCTGGCCCGCGCCCTGGTCAACCATCCCCCGCTGCTGCTGGCCGACGAGCCCGCGGGCAGCCTGGACAGCAAGGGCACCCGCGAGGTGATGCGGCTGCTGTCCCGCTTCCACCAGCGCGGCCAGACGATCCTGCTGGTCACCCACGACGCCCGTCTCGCGAGCGCCGCGGACCGAGTGATCAGCTTCTTCGACGGCCGCATAGCCGACGACGCGACGCTCGACGACGGCACCCCGCCGCGCCGCGCGGGCATATCGGGCGTACTGGAACTCAGGGACTGACATGCGGGCGTACGACGATCCCCGGGGGGCCTGAGCCGGATGCGAGCCACCCTGCGCTGGGCGCACTCCGATCTGCGCGCGCACCGCGGCGAGGCGCTGTTCCTCGTCCTCGCCACCGCGGGCGTCGTCGTCTCCCTGCTGCTGGCCACGGCCCTGTTCGGCTACGCCACCAACCCCTGGCAGCGCGTCTTCACCCAGTCCCGCGGCGCCCACGTCTGGCTGCACACGGGCCCGTCCGCCGACGCGGGCAGACTGAACGCCCTCGACGGCGTCGCCTCCGTCGCAGGCCCCTACCCCACCGCCTCCGCCACCCTCGCCTCCCGCGGCGCCCGCGCCTCGGTCGAACTGCGCGGCACCCCGGACCAGCCCTCCGTCGGCCGCCCGCTGCTGACCTCCGGGCACTGGCTGGACCCGGCCACCCCCGACGGCGTCGTCCTGGAATCCCGCCTCGCCCGCACCCTCCTCGCCGCCCCCGGAGACACCCTCACCCTCCCCGGCACCGCACGCACCCTCACCGTCCTCGGCGTCGCCGACAGCGCCGAGCCCCGCTACCAGCCCGGCGAACGGCCCGGCCTGGTCTGGGCCCTGCCGTCCGCCGTGCGCGACCCGAGCGGCCAGGTCACCGGCCTGCGCCTGACCGACCCCGAGGACACCGACTACGCCGTCCAGCGCGCCGTCACCGTGCTCGGCGCCGGCGCGGTCGGCGAGGTCACCACCTGGCAGCAGGCGCGCGCCGAGGAACAGGGAGACAACCGACTGCTCGGCCAAGTGCTGGGCCTGTTCGGCCTGGGCGCCCTCATCGCCGCCGGACTCGCCGTGCACGGCGCGATCGGCACGCGTATCCGCGGCCACCTCCGAGACATCTCGATCCTGAAGGCCATCGGCTTCACCCCGGGCCAGGTCGTCCGCGTCTATCTGCTCCAGCACCTCGCCTACGCCCTGCTCGGCGCCGTGTCCGCGGCCGCGCTCACCGAGGCCCTGGGCAACCGTCTCCCCGGCCGCCTCGGCGACGCGATCGGCGTGTGGCAGGGCCTGCCCGGACATGCGGTGGCCCTGTTCGCGGTCCCGGCCTGCGCGGTCCTGCTCATCGCCGCGACCACCGGCCTCGCGGCCTGGCGGGCGGGCCGGGTACCGCCGGTGCCGGTGCCCCGACCGACGGCTTCGGCGGGCGGCGGGCTGTCTGGGCCGGTCCGGCGGATGCTGGGCATACGGCTGTCCCCCGCGCTGGTACTGGGCTGGCACACCGCGTTCGCCCGCCGCCCCCGCACCCTCGCCACCGTCGCCCGGCTCGCCCTGCCGCTGCTGCTGATCGTCGTGGCGCTCAGCGCGTGGAGCACCATCGACCGCTTCCAGAGCCGCCCCGAGCAGATCGGCC of the Streptomyces sp. NBC_00287 genome contains:
- the opcA gene encoding glucose-6-phosphate dehydrogenase assembly protein OpcA — encoded protein: MKIDLTDTTASKINKALVQGRRAIGTPAVGMVLTLVIVTDEENAYDALKAANDASREHPSRTLVVIKRVSRSPRDRTKSRLDADVRVGADAGTGETIVLRLYGDVVDHAQSVVLPLLLPDAPVVVWWPVNAPLDPAADPLGALAQRRVTDTYASEQPVRDLEARAGTYTPGDTDLSWTRITPWRSMLAAALDQVVCEVKGVEVEGEEFNPSCELLAMWLADRLDVPVKRSLSSGPGLTAVRMATDCGPIVLDRADGSLATLSIQGQPDRAVALKRRETAELIAEELRRLDPDDTYASALRFGVERLNATVEEAPAEEPVAEEPVAVETPVEDAVKAPAKKAAKKAPVKRAAAK
- the pgl gene encoding 6-phosphogluconolactonase encodes the protein MSTPQLVVHRDKELMAQAAAARLITKIVDAQASRGYASVVLTGGRNGNGLLAALAAAPARDAIDWGRLDLWWGDERFLPEDDPERNVTQAREALLDSVPLDPKRVHAMPASDGPYGTDADAAAAAYAAELARAAGPENHGAVPTFDVLMLGVGPDTHVASLFPELPAVRETERTVVGVHGAPKPPPTRVTLTLPAIRAAREVWLLAAGEDKAQAAAIALSGAGEVQAPAAGAYGRQRTLWLLDAAAASQLPRSLYPPASA
- a CDS encoding carbohydrate ABC transporter permease, coding for MNAVRRALGSSVVQVFLVLVGLLWVTPLAGLLLSSLRSAEDTATGGWWTVFTSPGQLSLDNYSALLGNAGITQAFWNTVLISVPTTVLVVVLAALAGYAFAWLDFPGRETIFLVVVALLVVPVQVGLLPVAKLFGQLGLFGTIPGVVLFHVAYGLPFAVFLLRNYFAEMPKEMLEAARMDGGGEWRIFTRLVLPVGRPAIASLAIFQFLWVWNDMLVALLFADSSSQPLTVELQSQIRQFGSNIDVLAPGAFVSLVVPVVVFFAFQRHFVQGVMAGSVK
- a CDS encoding carbohydrate ABC transporter permease, whose product is MTATLVKETNPPPPVTLASRARRLRRRGRIIALLFVLPALLLLGALVVYPVLFSVGRSFFDASGTEFVGGENYSEMFRDPATLKAVRNTAIWVVVAPALLTGLGLILAVLVEKVRWATAFKLLLFMPMAVSFLAAGIIFRLAYDEDPDKGVLNAAVVSVHDAIKGTSAYPTARGREGQGLSKSADGSYRTSASTGESVTLGLVGVPPKELPADASPAYAAAALPAAPGELRGVVYLDFTPGGGGEQGKVDRRESGLPEVTVEAVRDGRTAATTTTGSDGSFRFPELAQGSYEIRLPASNFAAPYEGISWLGPVLVTPAIIGAYLWIWTGFAMVLIGAGLATLPRDALEAARMDGANEWQIFRKITVPLLAPVLTVVFVTLVINVMKVFDLVYIIAPGPVQEDATVLATQMWLVSFGGGNNQGLGSALGVLLLLLVVPAMVFNLRRFRRSQR
- a CDS encoding ABC transporter substrate-binding protein produces the protein MMRRLLVGCTALTLALGATACGGGPVTADGGDQELSGQTVTVAGVWSGSEQKNFQKVLDAFTEKTGAKTQFVSTGDNVSTVVGSKIEGGNAPEVVMVPQVGVLKQFAEQGWLQPLSKTTEQSVDADFAPVWKTYGSVDGTFYGLYFKAAHKSTVWYSPDALDQAGVEPPRTYEEMLKAGRTVSDSGLAAFSVAGQDGWTLTDWFENVYLSQAGPEKYDALAAHELKWTDASVVEALTTLGTLFKDEQLIAGGQDGALNTDFPGSVEKVFGPKAEAGMVYEGDFVAGVAKDQFGKSIGDDANFFPFPAVDGGEAPVVSGGDAAVVLKDGKNQKAAQALVEFLATPEAAAVWAEAGGFLSPNKKLDPSAYSDGVTRATAKSLIAAGDSVRFDMSDQAPAAFGGTKGTGEWKILQDFLRDPSDPKATAAQLEAAAAKAYKG
- a CDS encoding glycoside hydrolase family 13 protein, with the protein product MLSKYRWWRDAVIYQVYVRSFLDSTGDGVGDLAGVRAGLPYLKKLGVDGIWLSPFYPSPQHDHGYDVADYRDVDPLFGDLAEFDLLMAAARRLGVKVVLDIVPNHCSSEHPWFREALAAEPGSAARARFHFADGRGPDGAEPPNNWHSMFGGPAWTRVEDGQWYLHMFAPEQPDWNWRNPEIGAEFDQVLRFWLDRGVDGFRIDVAAGLFKHPDLPDSDDPEADARTRDSVNPLAWNQPEVHEVWRRWRAVCEEYTGRDGRERLLVGEVSVPTAREHALYVRPDELHQAFFFDLLGAPWDADAFRKVISEAMQDIAGTGSTVTWVLNNHDQVRTVTRYGEPATEGSGLGAARARAAALLMLALPGAAYIYQGEELGLPEVVDLPDDVLTDPIFRRTGSRARIRDGCRVPLPWSGQASPFGFTSGVEGAKPWLPQPSYFAEYATDRALADTRSFWHLYRDGLQLRASLPQLGEGELRWLDSPPGVLAFTRGDGVVCAVNFGTAPAPAPVSGTPLLSSGPCPAGVLPGATAAWWIGDL
- a CDS encoding ABC transporter substrate-binding protein gives rise to the protein MRWIHAAGRGLLVLLVVLTGYAASGVRSGQAADGGRGPLTLATAGDLTGYLGPLLEGWNRTHPGERVTLVELPDSADETHAQMATDLRDDGRGRFDVLNIDVNWTSEFAAAGWIRPLPRDRFPLETFLPPVVDTATYDGRLYAVPYVTNAGLLLYRKDILAEEGVDPPRTWAELEHLAKTVAPKHGLDGYAGQFLPYEGLTVNAAEAVYSAGGSILGGEGERVTVDSAAAREGIGFLARGVREGWIPERALAYKEEESKQAFQDGRLLFLRNWPYAYVVADAEGSPVAGKVGAVPLPGPDGPGTSVLGGSNLAVSTHARHPDSAARLMAYLTSERVQRQVITRGALPPVRAGLYEDPELIREFPYLPTLRESVLTAAPRPKSPRYDQVSLVVQAVVRDAMTGRMTPEAAVRRLARELAEVSGR
- a CDS encoding PadR family transcriptional regulator codes for the protein MRLPLLALLARGPAHGYELKQDLEQLLGSAYPQPNVGQIYVTLGRLEKSGLIEGEDVEQSSRPNKKVYHLTDAGREALSAWFEETEDEPRVRDEFFMKLALAPRTHLADQIALINKQRRQYLTTMRNLSKLAAAEDRDNRIAHLLIEGAMLHLQADLDWLERCQEELEELE
- a CDS encoding ABC transporter ATP-binding protein; the encoded protein is MSDGPAPVLHAEGLVKTHYGEGAPAHAVRGVDLRVAPGEFVAITGPSGAGKSTLLHLLGGLQRPDSGSIRLDGVPTDAWSEGRWAVERRKRIGIVFQFFNLVSNLSVADNVELPALLAGVPPRRARAEREELLAELGLAGKERSMPGELSGGEQQRVALARALVNHPPLLLADEPAGSLDSKGTREVMRLLSRFHQRGQTILLVTHDARLASAADRVISFFDGRIADDATLDDGTPPRRAGISGVLELRD